A single region of the Brassica rapa cultivar Chiifu-401-42 chromosome A03, CAAS_Brap_v3.01, whole genome shotgun sequence genome encodes:
- the LOC103861136 gene encoding RING-H2 finger protein ATL18, with amino-acid sequence MFSLLFSRSPLCTVAIVFYTFVCIPLERLKKQCGVAEPQHDDGYHLPGFMFGDKAKKKEEEEEKLCCSICLVDYEAEDAVTHLPRCNHLFHINCIEPWLLSGHLTCPLCRSFVFSSPSSPTHNNVNTSPFSFSFYLSFFFCLLSLHHLLGCLL; translated from the coding sequence atgttctcTTTGTTGTTTTCGCGGTCACCTTTGTGCACAGTAGCCATAGTATTCTACACTTTTGTGTGCATTCCCTTAGAGAGGTTGAAGAAGCAGTGTGGAGTTGCTGAACCACAACACGATGATGGTTACCACCTACCCGGTTTTATGTTTGGGGACAAggcaaagaagaaggaagaggaagaggagaagtTATGCTGCTCAATATGCCTTGTGGATTATGAAGCTGAAGATGCAGTGACACATCTCCCAAGATGCAATCATCTCTTCCATATCAATTGCATTGAACCTTGGCTTCTCAGTGGCCATCTCACTTGCCCTCTCTGCAGATCTTTtgtattttcttctccttcttctcctaCACACAACAATGTCAATACTTCCCCCTTCTCTTTCAGTTTCTATCTCTCGTTCTTTTTTTGCTTGTTGTCTCTCCATCACCTGCTTGGATGCTTGTTGTAG
- the LOC103860750 gene encoding uncharacterized protein LOC103860750: MPQDHASWDRKELHRLRKRDRPSEPPPPFDSPPSPSSHREFSRWGSASDFRRPNCNGKQGGRYDFEEETSHGYTSSRSSARMFENDYHRPLAPRGDWRYARNFRDDRVPLSHKDWKCNTWEMNSGSSRDFERPFGVRNGRRSVDERPPHASDTHTALVNSWDPPPNFTHQPEMCTPVRTLKFTNEHNNSDQRPSSLPIDPHSDRPSSENSYDNKECQTENQCNGLMYARRLANDNSLDPPIRNTELEGTRKPHLKDMPDNRLRGVGDLDGAMKSGKESSLGAVGKLPVWPQDHTSWDRKELLRPRKRERPSEPPFDSPSSHHVPREYSRWGSGDFRRPNCHGKQGGRYQFAEESSHDYYRQSAPRGDWRYTRNCRDDRVPLSQKEKCSTLEMSNGSSRAFERPCGVRNGRRSVDERPLHASDTHSTLVNSSDSPNSTHQPDIEMCNPVQTLKFKNEPKFSDQRPSLPIDPHSDCLSLFERPTSEKSYENKECSTANQSNGLMYARRLANDNSLDPPIRHAELEGTRKQLHLENMEDNRLRGVSDLEGTMKSGKESSLGAIGKLPVCSGSFSSQSSGFSHSSSFKSLGVGDSSDQKQKVLPKIVAATQSSSGDATACATTTLSEEMISRKKRLGWGEGLAKYENKKVDVNTIEDGTALLENGTGELHSLNKNIAGESPTAAIAPGYGSPTTPSSVDCSSSPGFADKSSAKAAIGASDVSNICRSPSPVSSDYLERLPINIEELDNVSMERFGCLLSELLGTDDPVIGDFSSAQLTSMNKLLAWKGDILKAVEMAESEIDMLENKQKALKLEGGRQCRVVEPSSYLCQGDENVSKKQESPCILGPEIVASSVAETLVRDPVHQAVSAKAPVEIFEDSPGEVKSLPQAFATVGSNEDSLRMPSVRVVASSKAINTSAVASQEAIDLFCADDMVSNEDLHCAKLLSTNKIYASESSGVFNELLPREFSSFDDSRFLGVRQRQFDSHVKEKIADRIELLRAREKILLLRFKAFQLAWKKDLHQLALTKYQPKSNKRTEVLPNAKISGRLKLPQPLRLRLSSSAQRRDSVASTTELVSYMKKLQNGTRLKPFRDILRMPAMILDEKERARSRFISSNGMIEDPCDVEKERTKINPWTPEEKETFLDMLAMHGKDFKKIASHLSQKTTADCVEYYYKNHKSDSFGKIKKQCGYGKEGKHTYMLAPRKKWNREMGAASLDILGAVSIIASNAGKVASTRQISSKRITLRGSSSSSSLQHDGKYSEGCSHSFGFPRNGNLGADVVAVGPLSSEQINSREECMYHLKIDPAAKKPRISHSTQNENSNEDEDSCSEESCEETGPIHWTDAERSAFIQGFSLFGKNFASLSSFVRTRSPDQCRVFFSKVRKCLGLECRQSGSANVSTSASVDNANEGVGGSDLEDPCAMESNSAICNDGVSAKIGLNSPTSPFNMNQEGANHSGSANVEAGLSRSEQDIGLTLLCLKDGTSLVNNACINGDCPGLVSEPCRDLVNNDSVESQCHAAEQINSNDPMSMEIDEGDLTSVAAEKIKSSDQLSMEIDEGNLTPIAVSSDPLYCGASALSGTIVETPTESSHKGSGGEGTALPNQSSTQQDGVIQAANRAINYGLEAEAAPSSFRYPECLHHVPIEEDLVDVSVPQGDPSCHTESELSNSLVVQTNNVGWQFSEVNLNLDRRLRIVGHVKPEQSGRLNATSTEPCQIPWRSFTQDPSRIIRSKSDLIVNTQHTGEGFSLRKCTSSATKPLTVFHKDGLSGHSRSHSFSLSDSERLDKNGDVKLFGTVLTADDNGSKQKQNPGGSIRSSSTLSGDLQYINQQHLQNVPITSYSFWDGSNIQTVLTSLPESAKLLASYPEALSTHLKQQIVSSKEIQLDVSGILSFGKHIEERADVSSGKDER, from the exons ATGCCTCAGGATCACGCATCTTGGGATCGGAAGGAGCTCCACAGGCTAAGGAAGCGTGATAGGCCCTCCGAGCCACCACCGCCCTTCGATTCgcctccttctccttcttctcacCGCGAGTTTTCGCGTTGGGGATCTGCTTCTGACTTCCGCAGACCTAATT GTAATGGTAAGCAGGGCGGAAGGTACGACTTTGAGGAGGAAACTAGTCATGGTTACACATCTTCTCGGTCCAGTGCTCGGATGTTTGAGAATGACTACCATAGACCGTTGGCACCACGTGGAGACTGGCGATATGCCAGGAATTTTAGGGATGATAGGGTTCCGTTAAGCCACAAGGACTGGAAGTGCAATACATGGGAGATGAACAGCGGATCTTCTAGAGATTTTGAGAGGCCGTTTGGTGTTAGAAATGGTCGGAGGTCAGTTGATGAAAGGCCGCCACATGCTTCAGATACTCATACTGCTCTGGTGAACTCTTGGGATCCTCCACCCAACTTCACTCATCAGCCTGAAATGTGTACCCCAGTTCGGACACTCAAATTTACAAATGAGCATAACAATTCTGATCAAAGGCCATCATCACTACCTATAGATCCTCATTCTGATCGGCCTTCTTCGGAGAACAGTTATGACAATAAAGAGTGTCAAACAGAAAACCAATGCAATGGTTTGATGTATGCTCGAAGGTTAGCTAATGATAATTCATTAGATCCTCCAATCCGCAATACAGAGCTAGAGGGGACTCGGAAACCGCACCTGAAAGACATGCCAGATAATAGATTACGTGGAGTCGGTGATTTAGACGGTGCCATGAAAAGTGGGAAAGAGAGTTCTCTGGGAGCAGTTGGAAAACTTCCAGTATGGCCGCAGGATCACACATCTTGGGATCGGAAGGAGCTCCTGAGGCCAAGGAAGCGTGAGAGGCCCTCCGAGCCACCTTTTGATTCTCCTTCTTCTCACCATGTTCCCCGCGAGTATTCACGTTGGGGATCTGGTGACTTCCGCAGGCCTAATT GTCATGGTAAGCAGGGCGGAAGGTACCAGTTTGCGGAGGAGTCTAGTCATGACTACTATAGACAGTCAGCACCACGTGGAGACTGGCGATATACCAGGAATTGCAGGGATGATAGGGTTCCTTTAAGCCAGAAGGAGAAGTGCAGTACATTGGAGATGAGCAACGGCTCTTCTCGAGCTTTTGAGAGGCCATGTGGTGTTAGAAATGGTCGGAGGTCAGTTGATGAAAGGCCGCTACATGCTTCAGATACGCATTCTACTCTGGTGAACTCTTCGGATTCACCCAACTCCACTCATCAGCCGGACATTGAGATGTGTAACCCGGTTCAGACTCTCAAATTTAAAAACGAGCCGAAATTTTCTGATCAAAGGCCTTCACTTCCTATAGATCCTCATTCTGACTGTCTTAGCTTGTTTGAACGGCCTACTTCGGAAAAGAGTTATGAAAATAAGGAGTGTTCTACTGCAAATCAATCCAATGGTTTGATGTATGCTCGAAGGTTAGCTAATGATAATTCATTAGATCCTCCAATCCGCCATGCAGAGCTAGAGGGGACTCGGAAACAGCTTCACCTGGAAAACATGGAAGATAATAGGTTACGTGGAGTCAGTGATTTAGAAGGTACCATGAAAAGTGGGAAGGAGAGTTCCCTGGGAGCAATTGGGAAACTTCCAGTATGTTCTGGGAGTTTTTCGTCTCAGAGTTCAGGTTTTAGTCACTCAAGTAGCTTTAAAAGCTTGGGGGTTGGTGATTCCAGCGATCAAAAGCAGAAAGTTCTTCCTAAAATTGTTGCTGCGACGCAATCTTCTTCAGGAGATGCTACTGCATGCGCCACAACGACCCTGTCTGAGGAGATGATTTCTAGAAAGAAACGTCTTGGGTGGGGGGAGGGCCTGGCGAAATATGAGAATAAGAAAGTTGATGTTAACACAATCGAGGATGGAACGGCTTTGTTGGAAAACGGTACAGGGGAATTGCATTCTTTGAACAAAAATATTGCTGGTGAAAGTCCTACAGCAGCCATTGCTCCAGGTTATGGCTCACCTACAACTCCATCTTCTGTAGATTGCAGTTCATCACCAG GGTTTGCAGATAAATCATCTGCGAAGGCTGCCATAGGTGCTAGTGATGTCAGTAACATCTGCCGTTCACCAAGTCCCGTGTCTAGTGATTACCTTGAACGACTTCCAATCAATATAGAGGAGCTTGATAACGTCTCAATGGAACGATTTGGCTGTTTGCTCAGTGAGTTGCTTGGTACTGATGATCCTGTTATAGGTGATTTCAGTTCCGCTCAGTTGACATCAATGAACAAATTACTTGCCTGGAAAGGTGATATTTTGAAAGCTGTGGAGATGGCTGAGTCTGAAATTGATATGCTTGAAAACAAACAGAAGGCACTAAAACTTGAAGGTGGAAGACAGTGCCGTGTTGTTGAACCCAGTTCATACCTTTGTCAGGGGGATGAAAATGTGTCCAAGAAGCAGGAATCTCCTTGTATTTTGGGCCCCGAGATAGTAGCTTCCTCTGTAGCTGAAACACTGGTTAGAGATCCTGTTCATCAGGCTGTTTCAGCCAAGGCTCCTGTTGAAATATTTGAAGATAGTCCTGGAGAAGTTAAGTCTCTACCCCAGGCTTTTGCCACTGTCGGAAGCAATGAAGATAGTTTGCGCATGCCGTCTGTCAGGGTAGTTGCTTCTTCCAAAGCGATTAACACATCTGCTGTTGCCAGTCAGGAAGCTATTGACCTTTTTTGTGCTGATGATATGGTTTCTAATGAAGACTTGCACTGTGCTAAGTTATTATCTACCAATAAGATATATGCCAGTGAATCATCTGGAGTATTTAATGAATTACTTCCAAGAGAATTCAGTTCGTTTGATGACTCGCGATTCCTTGGCGTACGTCAAAGACAGTTTGATTCTCATGTCAAAGAAAAAATTGCCGATAGGATAGAGCTCTTGAGAGCTAGGGAGAaaattttgctacttcggtttaAAGCGTTTCAGCTCGCATGGAAGAAAGATCTGCATCAACTAGCTTTAACAAAGTACCAACCAAAGTCTAACAAAAGAACCGAAGTGCTACCGAATGCCAAAATTAGTGGGCGTCTGAAGCTTCCCCAACCTTTACGCCTGAGGCTTTCTTCTTCAG CTCAGAGAAGGGATAGTGTAGCGTCCACGACAGAGCTCGTAAGTTACatgaaaaaactacaaaatGGTACCCGTTTAAAGCCTTTTAGAGACATTTTGAGAATGCCTGCGATGATTTTGGATGAGAAAGAGAGGGCGAGGTCACGTTTTATCTCCAGTAATGGGATGATTGAAGATCCATGTGACGTTGAGAAGGAAAGAACAAAAATTAATCCTTGGACCCCAGAGGAGAAAGAGACTTTCCTGGATATGCTAGCAATGCACGGGAAGGATTTCAAGAAAATTGCGTCACATCTTTCTCAGAAGACAACTGCGGACTGTGTCGAGTACTACTACAAAAACCACAAGTCTGATAGTTTTGGGAAGATAAAGAAGCAGTGTGGTTATGGTAAAGAAGGGAAACACACCTACATGTTGGCGCCACGAAAAAAGTGGAATCGTGAGATGGGGGCTGCCTCTCTTGATATTTTAGGTGCCGTCTCCATCATAGCATCAAACGCAGGCAAGGTTGCATCAACCAGACAGATCTCTTCCAAAAGGATTACCCTTAGAGGTAGCAGCAGTTCTAGTTCATTGCAGCATGATGGCAAGTACTCTGAAGGGTGCTCCCACAGTTTCGGTTTCCCTCGTAATGGAAATCTTGGTGCAGATGTCGTAGCTGTTGGTCCTTTGTCATCAGAGCAGATAAACTCTAGAGAGGAGTGTATGTATCATCTGAAGATTGATCCTGCTGCAAAAAAACCTCGGATATCTCATTCTACACAAAATGAGAACAGCAATGAAGACGAGGACTCATGTTCCGAAGAGAGCTGCGAAGAAACGGGACCTATTCATTGGACCGATGCTGAGAGATCTGCCTTTATACAGGGGTTCTCGCTATTTGGCAAGAATTTTGCTTCATTATCAAGCTTCGTCAGGACAAGGTCTCCGGATCAGTGTAGGGTTTTCTTTAGCAAAGTTCGGAAATGCCTTGGGTTGGAATGTAGACAGTCTGGATCTGCAAATGTTAGCACATCCGCAAGTGTTGATAATGCCAATGAGGGTGTTGGTGGAAGCGACTTGGAGGATCCTTGTGCCATGGAGAGTAATTCTGCCATATGCAATGATGGAGTTAGCGCCAAGATTGGTCTGAATTCGCCTACCTCACCTTTTAACATGAATCAGGAGGGAGCTAATCATTCAGGCTCTGCAAATGTGGAAGCCGGCCTTAGTAGATCGGAACAAGATATTGGGCTGACATTATTGTGTTTGAAAGATGGTACCAGTCTCGTGAACAATGCATGTATCAATGGGGACTGTCCGGGTCTAGTTTCGGAACCTTGCAGAGATTTGGTAAACAATGATTCTGTTGAGAGCCAGTGTCACGCTGCAGAGCAAATTAACAGTAATGATCCAATGTCAATGGAAATAGATGAAGGTGATTTGACATCTGTCGCTGCGGAGAAAATTAAGAGCAGTGATCAACTGTCTATGGAAATAGATGAAGGTAATTTAACACCTATCGCTGTATCTTCTGACCCCTTATATTGTGGCGCAAGCGCTCTTTCCGGTACAATTGTAGAGACACCCACAGAAAGCTCGCACAAGGGCTCAGGAGGTGAAGGTACTGCATTGCCTAATCAAAGTTCAACGCAACAGGATGGAGTAATCCAAGCTGCAAACAGAGCCATAAATTATGGCCTTGAGGCTGAAGCTGCACCTTCAAGTTTCAGGTACCCTGAGTGTCTGCACCACGTTCCCATTGAGGAAGACCTTGTCGACGTCAGTGTACCACAAGGAGATCCAAGTTGCCATACAGAGTCCGAGTTATCAAATTCTCTTGTTGTCCAAACAAATAACGTGGGCTGGCAGTTTTCTGAGGTCAATCTGAATTTGGATAGGAGGCTTCGGATTGTAGGCCATGTGAAACCTGAGCAGAGTGGTCGATTAAATGCTACTAGTACGGAACCTTGTCAAATTCCTTGGAGATCATTCACACAAGATCCGAGCAGGATTATTAGGTCAAAATCTGATTTGATTGTGAATACCCAACATACAGGTGAAGGTTTCTCACTCAGAAAGTGTACTAGCTCAGCTACAAAGCCTCTGACGGTATTCCATAAAGATGGATTATCTGGTCATAGCAGGAGCCACTCGTTTAGTTTATCTGATTCTGAGAGGCTCGATAAGAATGGAGATGTGAAGCTGTTTGGCACAGTACTAACCGCAGATGATAATGGAAGCAAGCAGAAACAAAATCCAGGCGGAAGTATCAGGTCATCATCAACCTTGAGCGGGGACCTTCAGTACATTAATCAGCAACACCTTCAGAATGTTCCTATTACGAGCTACAGTTTCTGGGATGGCAGCAACATCCAAACCGTGCTCACATCTTTGCCAGAGTCTGCCAAGTTGCTTGCAAGTTACCCCGAAGCACTTAGCACGCATCTTAAGCAGCAAATTGTTAGTAGCAAAGAGATTCAGCTGGATGTTAGTGGAATTCTGAGCTTTGGGAAGCATATCGAAGAGAGAGCAGATGTCTCTAGCGGTAAGGATGAAAGGTAA
- the LOC103860749 gene encoding RNA pseudouridine synthase 5 isoform X2 — MSPQPPQRIGLPWPELNDGLTYKDVVSSSDSELRTVSDFYYSKYKSSAPLLGFYSSSLLLYSSSTFSFFINIFFSSFRWIQRIQNGQIQVDGEVVKDPNTLLRSGSKLVYHRLPWKEPDTPHSLDILYQDDHLIALNKPSGLQVLPGGLFQQRTVLTQLQWCFGELHPVPVHRLGRGTSGILLCAKTKLAKTKLSAYFAEGTSLVGSGNMGQECGAVRKISKIYRALASGIVEEDEVVIKQPIGVVRYPGVAKGLYVASSEGKPSFSKVIVLERDRQRDCTLVKVEIQSGRPHQIRIHLAYIGHPLVGDPLYVAGGQPKGVDPDLVDATTTSFAEDGGYQRPNQAVPGDCGYHLHAHEVEIPNLLNTRKLINHVCRL, encoded by the exons ATGTCGCCGCAGCCACCGCAACGTATTGGCTTGCCATGGCCCGAGCTCAACGATGGTTTGACATACAAAGATGTCGTCTCATCTTCTGACTCAG AGTTAAGGACGGTGTCAGATTTCTACTACAGCAAGTACAAGAGCTCAGCTCCATTGCTTGGGTTCTACTCTTCTTCCCTCCTCCTCTACTCATCTTCTACGTTTTCATTCtttattaatatctttttttcttctttcaggTGGATTCAACGAATCCAAAACGGACAG ATACAAGTTGATGGGGAAGTTGTAAAAGATCCCAACACACTCCTTAG GAGTGGTTCCAAGTTAGTTTACCATAGGCTTCCTTGGAAGGAACCTGACACGCCTCACTCGCTAGATATTTTGTATCAAGACgatcatttg ATCGCTTTAAACAAACCGTCTGGACTCCAAGTGTTGCCAGGAGGGCTTTTCCAGCAAAGAACTGTGTTGACGCAACTGCAGTGGTGTTTTGGTGAATTACACCCTGTTCCTGTACATCGACTAGGGAGAGGAACATCAG GTATACTTCTCTGTGCTAAGACAAAGCTTGCAAAAACTAAACTTTCAGCTTATTTTGCTGAGGGGACGTCTCTTGTTGGGTCTGG CAACATGGGTCAAGAGTGTGGAGCCGTAAGAAAAATATCAAAGATATATCGAGCACTAGCAAGTGGTATAGTTGAAGAAGACGAG GTAGTTATCAAACAGCCTATTGGGGTGGTTCGATATCCTGGCGTAGCAAAAGGATTATACGTTGCTTCTTCGGAAG GCAAACCTTCTTTCAGCAAAGTAATCGTTTTGGAAAGGGACAGGCAGAGAGATTGCACGCTGGTTAAG GTGGAGATACAATCTGGAAGACCACATCAAATCAGGATTCATCTTGCATACATTGGACATCCTTTAGTAG GGGATCCACTTTATGTTGCGGGAGGACAACCAAAGGGTGTTGATCCAGATCTTGTAGATGCTACTACTACTTCTTTTGCTGAAGATGG GGGCTACCAAAGACCTAATCAAGCTGTTCCTGGGGATTGCGGATATCATCTTCATGCACATGAAGTAGAGATACCAAACCTGTTGAACACTCGTAAG CTGATAAATCATGTCTGCAGGTTGTAA
- the LOC103860749 gene encoding RNA pseudouridine synthase 5 isoform X1 yields the protein MSPQPPQRIGLPWPELNDGLTYKDVVSSSDSELRTVSDFYYSKYKSSAPLLGFYSSSLLLYSSSTFSFFINIFFSSFRWIQRIQNGQIQVDGEVVKDPNTLLRSGSKLVYHRLPWKEPDTPHSLDILYQDDHLIALNKPSGLQVLPGGLFQQRTVLTQLQWCFGELHPVPVHRLGRGTSGILLCAKTKLAKTKLSAYFAEGTSLVGSGNMGQECGAVRKISKIYRALASGIVEEDEVVIKQPIGVVRYPGVAKGLYVASSEGKPSFSKVIVLERDRQRDCTLVKVEIQSGRPHQIRIHLAYIGHPLVGDPLYVAGGQPKGVDPDLVDATTTSFAEDGGYQRPNQAVPGDCGYHLHAHEVEIPNLLNTRKVVKVMAPLPPILQTSYLAEEKGLSSCKLS from the exons ATGTCGCCGCAGCCACCGCAACGTATTGGCTTGCCATGGCCCGAGCTCAACGATGGTTTGACATACAAAGATGTCGTCTCATCTTCTGACTCAG AGTTAAGGACGGTGTCAGATTTCTACTACAGCAAGTACAAGAGCTCAGCTCCATTGCTTGGGTTCTACTCTTCTTCCCTCCTCCTCTACTCATCTTCTACGTTTTCATTCtttattaatatctttttttcttctttcaggTGGATTCAACGAATCCAAAACGGACAG ATACAAGTTGATGGGGAAGTTGTAAAAGATCCCAACACACTCCTTAG GAGTGGTTCCAAGTTAGTTTACCATAGGCTTCCTTGGAAGGAACCTGACACGCCTCACTCGCTAGATATTTTGTATCAAGACgatcatttg ATCGCTTTAAACAAACCGTCTGGACTCCAAGTGTTGCCAGGAGGGCTTTTCCAGCAAAGAACTGTGTTGACGCAACTGCAGTGGTGTTTTGGTGAATTACACCCTGTTCCTGTACATCGACTAGGGAGAGGAACATCAG GTATACTTCTCTGTGCTAAGACAAAGCTTGCAAAAACTAAACTTTCAGCTTATTTTGCTGAGGGGACGTCTCTTGTTGGGTCTGG CAACATGGGTCAAGAGTGTGGAGCCGTAAGAAAAATATCAAAGATATATCGAGCACTAGCAAGTGGTATAGTTGAAGAAGACGAG GTAGTTATCAAACAGCCTATTGGGGTGGTTCGATATCCTGGCGTAGCAAAAGGATTATACGTTGCTTCTTCGGAAG GCAAACCTTCTTTCAGCAAAGTAATCGTTTTGGAAAGGGACAGGCAGAGAGATTGCACGCTGGTTAAG GTGGAGATACAATCTGGAAGACCACATCAAATCAGGATTCATCTTGCATACATTGGACATCCTTTAGTAG GGGATCCACTTTATGTTGCGGGAGGACAACCAAAGGGTGTTGATCCAGATCTTGTAGATGCTACTACTACTTCTTTTGCTGAAGATGG GGGCTACCAAAGACCTAATCAAGCTGTTCCTGGGGATTGCGGATATCATCTTCATGCACATGAAGTAGAGATACCAAACCTGTTGAACACTCGTAAG GTTGTAAAGGTAATGGCGCCATTACCACCAATCCTCCAAACAAGTTACTTGGCAGAAGAAAAAGGCCTTTCTTCATGCAAGTTAAGTTGA
- the LOC103860749 gene encoding RNA pseudouridine synthase 5 isoform X3, with the protein MSPQPPQRIGLPWPELNDGLTYKDVVSSSDSELRTVSDFYYSKYKSSAPLLGWIQRIQNGQIQVDGEVVKDPNTLLRSGSKLVYHRLPWKEPDTPHSLDILYQDDHLIALNKPSGLQVLPGGLFQQRTVLTQLQWCFGELHPVPVHRLGRGTSGILLCAKTKLAKTKLSAYFAEGTSLVGSGNMGQECGAVRKISKIYRALASGIVEEDEVVIKQPIGVVRYPGVAKGLYVASSEGKPSFSKVIVLERDRQRDCTLVKVEIQSGRPHQIRIHLAYIGHPLVGDPLYVAGGQPKGVDPDLVDATTTSFAEDGGYQRPNQAVPGDCGYHLHAHEVEIPNLLNTRKVVKVMAPLPPILQTSYLAEEKGLSSCKLS; encoded by the exons ATGTCGCCGCAGCCACCGCAACGTATTGGCTTGCCATGGCCCGAGCTCAACGATGGTTTGACATACAAAGATGTCGTCTCATCTTCTGACTCAG AGTTAAGGACGGTGTCAGATTTCTACTACAGCAAGTACAAGAGCTCAGCTCCATTGCTTGG gTGGATTCAACGAATCCAAAACGGACAG ATACAAGTTGATGGGGAAGTTGTAAAAGATCCCAACACACTCCTTAG GAGTGGTTCCAAGTTAGTTTACCATAGGCTTCCTTGGAAGGAACCTGACACGCCTCACTCGCTAGATATTTTGTATCAAGACgatcatttg ATCGCTTTAAACAAACCGTCTGGACTCCAAGTGTTGCCAGGAGGGCTTTTCCAGCAAAGAACTGTGTTGACGCAACTGCAGTGGTGTTTTGGTGAATTACACCCTGTTCCTGTACATCGACTAGGGAGAGGAACATCAG GTATACTTCTCTGTGCTAAGACAAAGCTTGCAAAAACTAAACTTTCAGCTTATTTTGCTGAGGGGACGTCTCTTGTTGGGTCTGG CAACATGGGTCAAGAGTGTGGAGCCGTAAGAAAAATATCAAAGATATATCGAGCACTAGCAAGTGGTATAGTTGAAGAAGACGAG GTAGTTATCAAACAGCCTATTGGGGTGGTTCGATATCCTGGCGTAGCAAAAGGATTATACGTTGCTTCTTCGGAAG GCAAACCTTCTTTCAGCAAAGTAATCGTTTTGGAAAGGGACAGGCAGAGAGATTGCACGCTGGTTAAG GTGGAGATACAATCTGGAAGACCACATCAAATCAGGATTCATCTTGCATACATTGGACATCCTTTAGTAG GGGATCCACTTTATGTTGCGGGAGGACAACCAAAGGGTGTTGATCCAGATCTTGTAGATGCTACTACTACTTCTTTTGCTGAAGATGG GGGCTACCAAAGACCTAATCAAGCTGTTCCTGGGGATTGCGGATATCATCTTCATGCACATGAAGTAGAGATACCAAACCTGTTGAACACTCGTAAG GTTGTAAAGGTAATGGCGCCATTACCACCAATCCTCCAAACAAGTTACTTGGCAGAAGAAAAAGGCCTTTCTTCATGCAAGTTAAGTTGA